The genomic interval CCTGCCGCAGCGCCAACATCACCGAACTGGCATAGGCGTAGAACACCCCGGCCAGCAGCCCGGTCGAAATGGTAGCCACCACAAGGGAAGCGGAGCCCAGCGCGGAGGTAGCGGTACTTGCTTGCGTCGTTGTCGTCATGCCACAAGTACACCGCTCCGCCCGACTTCCCGACATCGCCACAACGCTCCCCTACATAAGCGAGCGTCCAGGGGTGGTCGAAATCCCCGATTCTTACTGTGGTGTGTTCGTGTCGGCGGTGGTCAAACCCAGTTTCGAGCATGCTTCGAGGAGTTTGCGGTCGCCACTGACGAAAACGAGATCGGGATCGTCGAGTTCTTCGGCCGAAGCGGCATGGACGGCGTCGTAGCCGCGCAGGGCAAGCTGAAAGGCGAGTACGGCGGCGCGCTCGGTGACTCGATCGTCGGCTTCGATGACATCGAACTCCCGCCACATGCGCAGATGTAACCGAAGGGCGTCGGCGTGCTGCGCTTCGGTCAGCCGCCCGAGCCGGGTGCCTTGGGCCAGGGCCGCCGCCGTCTCGACGTAGAGGAGTCGGGAGGTGACGACGCTATCGGCGGTATTCCACAGTTCCTGGCAGCAGGACGTGCTGGGCT from Nocardia wallacei carries:
- a CDS encoding type II toxin-antitoxin system VapC family toxin yields the protein MIAYLDTSGYVPLLVAEPSTSCCQELWNTADSVVTSRLLYVETAAALAQGTRLGRLTEAQHADALRLHLRMWREFDVIEADDRVTERAAVLAFQLALRGYDAVHAASAEELDDPDLVFVSGDRKLLEACSKLGLTTADTNTPQ